CTGGAAGGCCAGATCCCTTCCGTCTCGGGCTGCCTGGAGGAGCCCTTCGCCGGAATCCGCCGCTAAAAACCCGCTAAAAAAACGGGCGGCAATGTTTCCGGAGTTTCCCCTGGCCTGCAGCATGAGTTGATGAATCGTTTTTTCGCGGTCACTGTCCAGGGATCTGAGGGGGGCAAGACTGACTGTCAGGTTGCGCCCGGTATCACCGTCGGCAACCGGGAACACGTTGATCTTGTCGAGCAAATCCGACCAGGCCGTTAAACACTCGAAACCGGCGACATGTGCGGTTTTAAAATCAGACATCATAGCGCTAACCCGGATATTTCACGAACCGCATTCGTTCATTTGCAGGGCATTCAGGGGTGCAGCCGTACTCGGGTACCGCAAACCCCTGATAACGCAGCAAATAGGCGATTTCGATTCGCCCAAAGGGTGAATATTTTTCAAGCATATTGTTTTACGAATTAAGGGGCAAAGTTTCGCCCCTGCAGTTACTTCAAATTCAAGTTTAAACCATTATTGTCATGATATTTTTAAAAATATTCATGAAATAACCGGGCTAAAACCCCAGGGCCGCACGAATATCCCCGGGTATTTCAAACATGATTTCCATATCGGGATGTCTCACCGCAACCTGTTCACTCCTGCCCCTGGCGCAAATCTGGTTGTTTTTAATCAGCCGGATTTCAAAATCCATGACAATTTTATACTGGGCCTCAACAACCGTTGCGATAACTTTAAACTCATCCAGATACCGCAAGGACGCGATATACTTTGTCGAGGTCTTGGTGAGGGGAAAAAGATACTGCGTCGTTTTAAAATAATCAAAGAGGTCCACCCCGCCCTGAACAAAAAGCGCCGACCGGGCAATATCAAAATATTTCAAATAATTGCCATGCCAAACCATCTGGAGGGGGTCCAGGTCATGGAATGGAACCTTGAGGACAACTTCACAACGTCTATTTTGCGCTTTGCTCATCGGTTTGCATACCTGTCTGAAAAAATATTAATAGGATTTGGGTTATTACCACACAAGCCCCGCTTTCGAAAAGGGGAAAGAACGATTCCGGACTGATCAGTTTGCCGGCGATGCGCCTCCTTTACGATGATCCATAAAAAACCGCACCAGCTTCTGCCGGTGGCTTGAATCGGGTTGCGCATCGGTAAATACCGCTACATGGCGGCACCCGTTAATCAGCCAGAGCTGTTTGGGCTCCTTTGCCGCTTCATACATCCGCTCGCTGTGCTGATAGTAAACAGTTGCATCCTGTAGGCAATGGATCAGCAGGACCGGAATCGGTGAAATCTGGTGGATGTATTCCCCCGGACGGTAGGCGTCGGTAACGGCCAAAAAAGAAACCGGCCATATCTGCAGCGACAGGCAGGGAACATTGCCGATCTTTTCCCGAGTAGTCGCTTCCATCCTTTCCCGGGCTTCGGTCCGGTAAGAATCAAAGGCCCCTTCAATGACTACGGCGCGAATTTGTGGAAATTCGTTTTTTGCCACGGCCGCAATCGCATTGGCCCCGCCAAGACTCTGGCCGAAAATAAATACATTGTCGTGATCGATCCCCGGTTTATTCAATATGTAGGCGATCGCAGAGACCGAATCCTCGTAAACCCCGCGTTTTGAAGGCTTGCCCTCGGACCGGCCATACCCGCGGTAATCAAAGGTAAACACATTGAATCCTTTTGCCGGAAGCCAGTGGACCTGCTTGAAGGAATAGGTCTGATTTCCGTGGTTTCCATGAAAATGGACCACGGTCCCCAACGCCTCACCTTTCGCCGGCACAAACCACCCATTGAGTCTGGTCCCGTCTCTGCTGTTGAAAAACACCTCTTCAAACTTCAGCTGATAGTGCGCCGGTGTTTCAATCTGAACCTGGTTGGGATAATAAAAAGCGCTGTTAAAGCAGCCTTGAAACAGAAGCAGGCCCGCTCCCAAAATCACCCCGGATATAAAACGACAATTCATGGCACCATAAGATATCAGAAGCCCCCTGGTTGCGAAAGTTAAAACTGTTTCTTATATTCTTGAAAAGAAGTTGCCACCCTGATCTGAAATGGGGTAAAGTATCAGATACCGGGTGTCAGCGTACGGGGGCCAGGGGATAGAGGTTCTAAAAGGCCATGAAGCTTGGGGGCTGGGTCGCAAGTAGGCTCATAAAAGTATCTACCATGCATCCTGGCTTTCAAGCGCCACCCGGAGTGAGGCATTGACTCGTTAACCCCTTTATCCTCTCAACTGGTGGTTTGGTTGAGAAACCAATGATGAACGATGACTATCACCTTAAAAAAAATAGACGAATACCGCTGGGAAGTCCCCAAAACCGGAAATATGCGCGTGCCGGGCAGGATTTTTGCCGCCGAAGCCATGCTGCGTGGGGCCGACCAGCAGGAACCCCTTAAACAGGTGGCCAATGTGGCCACGCTGCCCGGGATCCAGTCGGCTTCCCTGGCAATGCCGGACATTCACTGGGGCTACGGGTTTCCCATCGGGGGGGTTGCGGCCTTTGACTGGAATTCCGGGATTATTTCCCCCGGCGGGGTGGGGTATGACATCAACTGCGGCGTCCGTTTGGCGACAACGTCTCTGGAAGAAAAAGACGCCCGGCCGAAACTTGAAAGCCTTGTCACCGCACTGTATCAAAACATTCCCGCGGGAATCGGTTCAACCGGATCGGTTAAGCTGTCAACAGCGGAAGAAAAAAAAGTGCTTAAAGAGGGCAGCCGCTGGGCGGTCCGCCAGGGTTTCGGCGATCCCGCCGACATTGACCGCACCGAGGATGGGGGCTGTCTGGCCTTTGCCCAGCCGGAGGTCGTCAGCGATAGAGCCCTGGAAAGAGGCAAAAAGCAGCTCGGCACCCTCGGCGCCGGCAATCATTTTGTTGAAGTCGGGGTCGTGGATACGATTTACGATCAAAACGTCGCCCAGGTCTTCGGGCTCTTTGAGGGACAGGTCACCCTCATGCTGCACTCGGGTTCCCGGGGGCTGGGATATCAGGTTTGCGACGACTTTCTGGCTTCCATGACCAAGCAGGTGGCCAAACTGGGGTATGACCTCCCGGATCGCCAGCTTGCCTGCGCCCCCATTCAGTCGGAAGCCGGCCGGCGCTATTTCGGGGCCATGGCCTGCGCCGCCAACTATGCCTGGGCCAACCGCCAGATTCTGCTGCACCATTCCCGCGAAGTGTTCGCGCGGGTCTTTGGAATCGGCCCCCGGGACCTGCGGATGAACCTGCTGTATGATGTCTGCCATAATATCGCCAAAAAAGAAGCGCATGTGGTGGACGGCAGCCCGGTAACCGTCTGCGTCCACCGCAAAGGCGCCACCCGCGCGTTCCCCCCCGGCCATCCCGCCCTTTGCGAGGAATACCGGCCGGTGGGCCAGCCGATCCTTATCCCCGGCGATATGGGCACCGCCTCTTATATTCTGGTGGGAACCCAAAAGGCCATGCAGGAAACGTTCGGTTCAACCTGCCACGGCGCCGGAAGGGTCTTAAGCCGCACCGCCGCCAAAAAGAAAAGTAAAGGCCGCGCCATCCACCGCGAACTGGAAGACAAGGGAATTCTCGTTCGCTGGACCGGCCGTGGGACCCTGGCCGAAGAGATGCCCGATGCCTACAAGGATGTGTCCCAGGTGGTCGATGTGGTCCACGGCGCCGGCATATCCAGAAAAGTGGCCAAGCTTAGGCCGATAGCCGTTGTTAAAGGCTAACGCTATGGTAAATTCCTAAAATATCCGTTTCCAGCGTTGCGCTGTATCCTTCGTCATTGTAGCGTTCGATGGGGTGTCACAATAAAGTTAAAGGGTTATCGGCCTTGTCCGGTGGCCTTTTTTTGTTTGTCGCTGAAAGTCGGTGTTGAATTTTTTTTCAACGTGTTGTACAAAAAAAAGAAACCTTTCATTTGGCCTAATATCTGACTTTCAAATGGACGCAATGGCAGTGGGCAAATGATAAAAATGAATTCTAAATTTGGCCACGCTGTCCGAAAACCGGATTTATAAAAAACTTGCTATCACGCTCATCGCTGTACTGGGGGTCACTATCTGGATGCCCTTATAGCTTTCATGCTCAAGCAAATGGCTATCTCCTGAAACAATGAGGGACGCGTTGTTTTCCGATGCAAGTCCCAGGAAGATATTATCGAAAGGATCTTGTTGGATAATGTCCGGTGTGGATTCAGGTGAGGGAATATAGGATATAAGATTCATGAAATAGGAAAAAGCTTCGGCAGGGGTTGTTCCCAACGAAGAAAACCTATTTGAAAACTTTGGATGTTTCAGGACATTCTTAACTTCATTCAGTGTCTCGTCGCATTCAAGAATACGGATAATGCCGTTTCTGCATAATTTTAAGATTTGATTAGGGGCTCCCCCCCACAGCAAGCCGGAAATCGTCACATTCGTGTCGATGATGATTTTCAATTTATTTTCC
This is a stretch of genomic DNA from Desulfobacterales bacterium. It encodes these proteins:
- a CDS encoding putative toxin-antitoxin system toxin component, PIN family, which codes for MKIIIDTNVTISGLLWGGAPNQILKLCRNGIIRILECDETLNEVKNVLKHPKFSNRFSSLGTTPAEAFSYFMNLISYIPSPESTPDIIQQDPFDNIFLGLASENNASLIVSGDSHLLEHESYKGIQIVTPSTAMSVIASFL
- a CDS encoding thioesterase family protein; this translates as MSKAQNRRCEVVLKVPFHDLDPLQMVWHGNYLKYFDIARSALFVQGGVDLFDYFKTTQYLFPLTKTSTKYIASLRYLDEFKVIATVVEAQYKIVMDFEIRLIKNNQICARGRSEQVAVRHPDMEIMFEIPGDIRAALGF
- a CDS encoding alpha/beta hydrolase produces the protein MNCRFISGVILGAGLLLFQGCFNSAFYYPNQVQIETPAHYQLKFEEVFFNSRDGTRLNGWFVPAKGEALGTVVHFHGNHGNQTYSFKQVHWLPAKGFNVFTFDYRGYGRSEGKPSKRGVYEDSVSAIAYILNKPGIDHDNVFIFGQSLGGANAIAAVAKNEFPQIRAVVIEGAFDSYRTEARERMEATTREKIGNVPCLSLQIWPVSFLAVTDAYRPGEYIHQISPIPVLLIHCLQDATVYYQHSERMYEAAKEPKQLWLINGCRHVAVFTDAQPDSSHRQKLVRFFMDHRKGGASPAN
- a CDS encoding RtcB family protein: MTITLKKIDEYRWEVPKTGNMRVPGRIFAAEAMLRGADQQEPLKQVANVATLPGIQSASLAMPDIHWGYGFPIGGVAAFDWNSGIISPGGVGYDINCGVRLATTSLEEKDARPKLESLVTALYQNIPAGIGSTGSVKLSTAEEKKVLKEGSRWAVRQGFGDPADIDRTEDGGCLAFAQPEVVSDRALERGKKQLGTLGAGNHFVEVGVVDTIYDQNVAQVFGLFEGQVTLMLHSGSRGLGYQVCDDFLASMTKQVAKLGYDLPDRQLACAPIQSEAGRRYFGAMACAANYAWANRQILLHHSREVFARVFGIGPRDLRMNLLYDVCHNIAKKEAHVVDGSPVTVCVHRKGATRAFPPGHPALCEEYRPVGQPILIPGDMGTASYILVGTQKAMQETFGSTCHGAGRVLSRTAAKKKSKGRAIHRELEDKGILVRWTGRGTLAEEMPDAYKDVSQVVDVVHGAGISRKVAKLRPIAVVKG